Within Fibrobacter sp., the genomic segment AAATGAAACCAGCAAGATGGAAAAAAGTAACAGATGTTTCATTTCTGCCCCCTTTTCCCTTCAGGTTCGGCATGCAGTTCGTTACTGAGTGGAAAAAGAGAAATATTCATCTGGTAAATTCTGTTAGAGGACTTGTCCTGGTTGACAATTACTTTTACCCGGTCTTTGAATGCCTCTATTTCCGCCGCCAGCACATCGTAGGTCTCGGGCGATATTCCCATTGTGATTCCGGAGATGTGCCGTATCTTTTTGTCAAAAATGTCAAGTGCCGCCTTTGAAAGATCGAGCATCGCTCGGGTAAAGGATCGTACCGCGACCGATTTTACCGAGCTGTCAACGGTTATTGCCGAAGAGGTTTGTTGGTATCCTCCGGATTCCCCCTTTTCTACAAGTTTCAGTCTCAGTAAAAGTTCGACAGCCGCCTTTGCTTCCGTGGGATCGATTTTTGGCTCGAGCATGCCCGCAATGAGTTCGTAATTATCCTGAAAATCGAAAAGGCAGATAAGCTCTCTTATTACCGGCGTGTACCATTTCGCGAAGTAGTCAAACTGATCGGTGTTAAGCACCGATTCCTTTACTAACCCGGCCATCGACCGCAGCACTGCATAGTGCTCCTGTTTTTCACTCGATGTTTTTGCCTGATTGAAAAGCACAAGGTTGCGGAAATAGAGCTTCTCTTTGGGGGAAAGGTCCAGTACATTGCAGAAACGTTCCGCCATCTGGCGTGTCAGATTCCTCTTCCCGTCAATAACATGCTTGAGAAATGATGGAGAATTGACACCGATCTTCATCGCAAAATAACGGTAGGAAAAATAGTGCGATGTTTCCTTTTTGTTCAGATAAAAATCAGCCAGAAATTTTCGATAATCGATATATTCAAAAATCGGTTTCATACTATTAATATAGGGGGAAAACTGTAAAACCCGAATTTTTCAGGAAAAATTCCGTACACTGATTGTGTACACCTGAAATCCTGAATACTGCCCGCAAAGTACACAGCACGTGTACGGAAAGTTAATTATACCATCTCGTTTTCCAGCATAACAGTAAGAATGCAAATATATTGGTATGATGGAGTGCAGTAAGCGGTTTATGTAAATCCACTGAGGAGGGAATAATTATGCATCGTAACTCTTGTCTGATCAGCATAATTTTACTGTTTTCGTTTTCAGTTTGGGGAAAAACCGATCTCCTGGTTTTTATTCTCTCCGGGCAATCCAATATGGCCGGGTTTGCAAAAGTCTCAGAGCTTCCTGCCAATCTAAAGAATACTCAGGAAAATGTTATCATCAATCTCGATGCTGAGGGAGACATATCCAAACGAGGCAGATGGTTGAATTCAGGTCCTGGATTTGGTACATCCTCATCACAATTCGGACCTGAACTTACATTTGGAAAAACGCTTGCTGATTCACTGCCTGGAAAAACCATCGCGCTGATTAAAAATGCGGTTTCCGGAACTTCTCTTGCAAGTACGAGCGGTTGGCGTCCTCCAAGCTCTGATGGTGCGACAGGCACACTCTATACTAACATGATGAACCATATCGACAGGGCTATGGCTTCCCTTGATACTTCCAAATACACACCTCTATTTGCCGGATTTGTCTGGCTGCAGGGAGAATTTGACGCCATGAATAGTGTGGATGCTGATGACTATGAGAGCAATCTGACCAACCTGATAAAAGATATTCGTCAGAAAACAGGTGTGGAGGGTCTTCCTGTAATCATCCCGATGATCGATGCCCAAAATATCTGGACACACAACTCAAAGGTAAGGGCTGCTGAGATCGCGGTCACTAAAAGCCTGGCTAATGTTGATACCCTTGATACAAAGGGCTTTCAAACGGACGGAATCCACTACAAGGCAGATGGACAGATTAAAATCGGTATTATAGCTGCTAAAAGATTCCTGGCCATGAAAAAGATCCCTGTGCATGCGGTTTACAGAAATGAAAAACCTGCTTTCCTGAAATCAGCTGGCAATTGCCTTTTTTCGCCGTTTTCAATTGATTTTTCAGGAAGAAAAATCGGCAGACTGAACACACATGCTGCTGGCAAACAGGGGTTGCTTCCGGGTGTTTTCATCAGGTTAACAAATAAAACAGATGGCGGGTGGAGTAATGAGGTGAGGGTATTACTTGGAAATTAGATGTCGTTAAGAATTAGCAGGTAAGGTATTTTGCCTCTGTACCA encodes:
- a CDS encoding TIGR02147 family protein; translation: MKPIFEYIDYRKFLADFYLNKKETSHYFSYRYFAMKIGVNSPSFLKHVIDGKRNLTRQMAERFCNVLDLSPKEKLYFRNLVLFNQAKTSSEKQEHYAVLRSMAGLVKESVLNTDQFDYFAKWYTPVIRELICLFDFQDNYELIAGMLEPKIDPTEAKAAVELLLRLKLVEKGESGGYQQTSSAITVDSSVKSVAVRSFTRAMLDLSKAALDIFDKKIRHISGITMGISPETYDVLAAEIEAFKDRVKVIVNQDKSSNRIYQMNISLFPLSNELHAEPEGKRGQK
- a CDS encoding sialate O-acetylesterase; this translates as MHRNSCLISIILLFSFSVWGKTDLLVFILSGQSNMAGFAKVSELPANLKNTQENVIINLDAEGDISKRGRWLNSGPGFGTSSSQFGPELTFGKTLADSLPGKTIALIKNAVSGTSLASTSGWRPPSSDGATGTLYTNMMNHIDRAMASLDTSKYTPLFAGFVWLQGEFDAMNSVDADDYESNLTNLIKDIRQKTGVEGLPVIIPMIDAQNIWTHNSKVRAAEIAVTKSLANVDTLDTKGFQTDGIHYKADGQIKIGIIAAKRFLAMKKIPVHAVYRNEKPAFLKSAGNCLFSPFSIDFSGRKIGRLNTHAAGKQGLLPGVFIRLTNKTDGGWSNEVRVLLGN